The following are from one region of the Rhipicephalus microplus isolate Deutch F79 chromosome 1, USDA_Rmic, whole genome shotgun sequence genome:
- the LOC119159601 gene encoding uncharacterized protein LOC119159601 — protein MSSGLRYQVPAAAPSFDSFKKKDYRASSSDHAKRRDDREDRPSQSNFRRPLPDMSESFMARRRQEREKIGAQGVRSLWGESPDRPPHSDEEQSSKKKASTESSDAQKKSKSKKRKHKHSKESSSHKSKKRKKEKKKHKKKESKKKAKKHHHRRKSSSSSSSSTSESEQSDTEKGKAGNSEFEMWVDKRRENNFDDDDEIIGPLPKQHVQLSAKDYGKALLPGEGAAMAAYVAEGKRIPRRGEIGLTSNEIESFESVGYVMSGSRHRRMEAVRLRKENQIYSADEKRALAMFNREERQKRETKILSQFKEVIKAKLHSDR, from the exons ATGAGTAGTGGCCTCCGCTACCAGGTTCCCGCGGCGGCGCCAAGCTTTGACAGCTTCAAGAAGAAGGATTACAG GGCATCGAGTTCGGATCATGCAAAGCGTCGGGATGATCGGGAGGACAGACCCTCGCAGAGCAACTTCAGGCGACCATTGCCTGACATGTCGGAAAGTTTTATGGCTAG GAGGAGACAGGAACGGGAGAAAATAGGCGCCCAGGGTGTGCGCAGTTTGTGGGGAGAGTCTCCAGACAGGCCACCCCA TTCAGATGAAGAACAAAGCAGCAAAAAGAAGGCAAGCACAGAATCGTCCGATGCCCAGAAAA AAAGCAAATCGAAGAAACGTAAGCACAAGCACAGCAAGGAGTCCTCTTCACACAAAAGCAAAaagcgcaaaaaagaaaagaagaagcacaaaaagaaagaatCCAAGAAAAAGGCGAAGAAACACCACCATCGGCGCAAGAGCAGCTCCTCCAGTTCATCCAGTACTTCAGAGTCTGAACAATCGGACACTGAGAAGGGCAAGGCTGGCAACAGCGAGTTTGAGATGTGGGTTGACAAACGAA GAGAAAACaattttgatgatgatgacgaaatAATCGGCCCCCTTCCAAAGCAGCACGTTCAACTGTCTGCTAAAGA TTATGGCAAAGCTTTGCTGCCAGGAGAAGGTGCTGCAATGGCTGCGTACGTGGCAGAGGGAAAACGTATTCCAAGGAGAGGTGAAATTGGCCTCACGAGCAACGAGATTGAGTCATTTGAGTCTGTGGGATACGTCATGTCTGGCAGCAG GCACCGCCGCATGGAGGCTGTGCGTCTGCGTAAGGAAAACCAGATCTACAGTGCCGACGAGAAGAGAGCTCTGGCCATGTTCAACAGGGAGGAGCGCCAAAAGAGGGAGACCAAGATTCTGTCCCAGTTCAAAGAAGTCATCAAGGCCAAGCTGCACAGCGATAGATGA
- the MED4 gene encoding mediator complex subunit 4: MAAPQSTREQLLRLVDDIEIIAKELFENIIAPKNQRLSAAEHGQLAELLVAKDEELKQTLVIAAGQAEVQKTINSLQEEVEKQDHDIHLLQWQLKEAEHLLSTAIYQAKQKLQSIEKANARAVSSEELIKYAHRISASNAVAAPHNWQQGDPRRPYPTDIEMRQGYLGRLSDLPLTGPTLQPQGSLGDLNAARHLDQNPLGQSFSWQIGGDIKPPISSNHNSVGMDAKSKENEDVEVMSTDSSSSSSSDSQ, from the exons ATGGCAGCTCCGCAGAGCACGCGCGAGCAGTTGCTCCGGCTAGTCGATGACATCGAAATCATTGCTAA GGAGCTGTTTGAGAACATCATTGCTCCGAAGAACCAGCGACTGTCAGCAGCGGAACATGGCCAGCTTGCCGAATTGCTAGTTGCTAAGGACGAAGAGCTCAAACAGACCCTGGTGATCG CTGCAGGACAGGCAGAAGTCCAGAAAACGATAAACAGCCTCCAAGAGGAGGTGGAAAAGCAAGACCACGACATCCACTTGCTTCAATGGCAGCTGAAGGAAGCGGAACATTTGCTG TCTACGGCTATATACCAGGCAAAGCAGAAACTACAGAGCATCGAGAAGGCAAACGCCAGAGCAGTTTCCTCAGAAGAGCTTATAAAATATGCCCATCGCATCAGTGCCAGCAATGCTGTGGCAGCACCACACAACTGGCAACAAG GTGACCCACGAAGACCGTACCCGACGGATATAGAGATGCGACAGGGTTATCTCGGTCGGTTGAGTGACCTTCCTCTCACAGGGCCTACCCTTCAGCCACAGGGGAGCTTGGGAGACCTGAATGCTGCCCGCCACCTCG ACCAGAATCCTCTTGGGCAATCATTTTCATGGCAGATTGGAGGAGACATCAAGCCACCCATTTCCAGCAACCACAACTCTGTTGGTATGGATGCTAAAAGCAAAGAGAATGAAGATGTGGAGGTCATGTCCACCGACTCTTCTAGCAGTTCTTCCAGCGATAGCCAGTGA